A genomic stretch from Arachis stenosperma cultivar V10309 chromosome 3, arast.V10309.gnm1.PFL2, whole genome shotgun sequence includes:
- the LOC130965439 gene encoding uncharacterized protein LOC130965439: protein MAMELIGVIALKSKHYVNFKKSIIKHLPKSPRYFINRLIPSFKFMKIVFCLFLMIFAFATLNSIMRSSSFRFEKISYKETQQKKLLTESIDKQQVSYDSVNIEQLLGVLFHDLTNEGIKKPTQRNAIFMTNDNNADLGIGPSIVSDYNMELVLLSDLEKQKNVIDNSVDFVFTTDFPAASKFIDRTLKVDGVVAFLARDNPSAKLYKPSNYKMVYLRRLNLIAVAMIKKEELDHHDQPPLMVAAPRKLFGYSSDAKKAALQNLEDVLLEPPRASSGKSRQYLRRVKYLPDLMGDSLESYPRRVFIDVGLAEKEGERKSDWFHKNYPKRNKNFKIYNINIEIITAEEASTKEVPQIGMSDWMRKNVKDEEFVVMKAEAEVVEELIKRDTIGLVDELFLECKPHKKQENNRSRRAYWECLALYGNLRDKGVAVHQWWG from the exons ATGGCGATGGAACTCATCGGTGTCATTGCATTGAAATCAAAACACTATGTCAACTTCAAGAAAAGCATTATCAAGCATTTGCCTAAAAGCCCACGTTACTTTATCAATAGGCTCATCCCAAGTTTCAAGTTCATGAAGATTGTTTTTTGTTTGTTCCTCATGATATTCGCATTTGCCACCTTGAATAGCATCATGAGATCGTCTTCCTTCAGATTCGAGAAAATCTCTTATAAAGAAACCCAACAGAAGAAGCTGCTTACCGAATCTATTGATAAGCAGCAAGTTAGCTATGATTCGGTCAACATAGAGCAGCTATTGGGTGTTCTTTTCCATGACCTTACAAACGAAGGGATCAAGAAACCTACCCAGCGCAATGCAATTTTCATGACCAATGATAACAATGCGGACCTAGGAATAGGGCCTAGCATTGTTTCTGATTACAACATGGAACTTGTTTTGTTGAGTGATTTGGAGAAGCAGAAGAACGTAATCGACAACAGTGTGGACTTTGTTTTCACTACAGATTTCCCGGCGGCTTCAAAGTTCATCGACAGGACACTGAAAGTTGATGGGGTTGTCGCCTTTCTGGCCCGCGATAACCCCTCGGCGAAACTCTATAAGCCTTCCAACTACAAGATGGTTTATCTGAGGCGCTTGAATCTCATTGCTGTGGCCATGATAAAAAAGGAAGAACTTGATCATCATGATCAGCCACCGCTAATGGTGGCTGCGCCTAGAAAGCTTTTTGGCTACTCCTCCGACGCAAAGAAAGCTGCACTGCAAAACCTTGAAGATGTCTTGTTAGAGCCTCCAAGAGCCTCATCGGGAAAATCAAGACAATATTTGAGACGCGTCAA ATATCTTCCGGATTTGATGGGTGATTCCTTGGAGAGTTACCCTCGTAGAGTTTTCATTGATGTGGGATTGGcggaaaaagaaggagaaagaaaaagtgatTGGTTCCACAAGAATTATCCAAAAAGAAACAAGAATTTCAAAATATACAACATAAATATCGAAATAATTACAGCAGAAGAGGCGTCAACGAAAGAGGTGCCACAAATAGGAATGTCAGATTGGATGCGGAAGAATGTGAAGGATGAAGAATTTGTGGTGATGAAGGCAGAGGCAGAAGTGGTGgaagagttgataaaaagaGATACTATTGGGCTGGTAGATGAGCTTTTTTTGGAGTGCAAGCCACATAAAAAACAAGAGAATAATAGAAGTCGTAGGGCTTATTGGGAGTGTTTGGCACTCTATGGAAACTTGAGGGATAAAGGTGTAGCTGTACATCAATGGTGGGGTTAG